One window of the Carassius auratus strain Wakin unplaced genomic scaffold, ASM336829v1 scaf_tig00216437, whole genome shotgun sequence genome contains the following:
- the LOC113098227 gene encoding eukaryotic translation initiation factor 5B-like, whose protein sequence is MGKKQKNKGDDGAKDDGVDIDALAAEIEGAGAGKEQSKSKSKKKKGKKDDFDEDDIQKELEALSLENRGGKSKEEEKKSDSVVDAEPEPALTKADKKKAKKGKKANLEDEEGDEDQGQNNMENERSAKDTEKVAAPTPAGAASDSEDEGSRSRQKPKAKKKGGRKGASDSEDDEDKGAEKGEGAGDNDESDDDSQATHKKKKSKAKAKLDSEEDEGQEESAFKVKTAAQKKAEKKERERKKKEEEKAKQRAKKEKEEEALKKEPGKPASTPSTESKKTEAEASVEQDEADVQGEEEAEGDKKKKDKKKKKGEKEEKEKDKKKGPSKAAVIAMKEALAKMKEEEERIKREEEERQRRLEELEAQRLEQERLEAERKEKKKQKDKERKERLKKEGKLLTKAQKEARARAEATLRALQAQGVEVPSKDAMPKKKPVYSDKRKKKPTAQTPEETSEVALPTLETPQPITTEMEVDKPEAEPVKEPKAEAADLDDWEAMASDEEKEMKKVHIEVKETTPATQKPAEDQENGSEEEEEEDEEEEEDEDEEEEDEEESEDEEDHKDSSNKMTTNKARKEPSSESSSESDSDDDRTKEERLYDKAKRRIEKRRQENLKNINFDKLRAPVVCVLGHVDTGKTKILDKLRHTHVQDGEAGGITQQIGATNVPLETILEQAKMVKNFDKENVKVPGMLIIDTPGHESFSNLRNRGSSLCDIAILVVDIMHGLEPQTLESINLLKEKKCPFIVALNKIDRLYDWKKSPDTDVVATLKKQKKNTKDEFDERAKAVIVEFAQQGLNAALFYENKDPRTFVSLVPTSAHSGDGMGNLIALLVELTQTMLARRLAHCDELRAQVMEVKALPGMGTTIDVILINGCLREGETIIVPGVDGPIVTQIRGLLLPPPLKELRVKNPYEKHKEVSTAQGVKILGKDLEKTLAGLPLLVAHKEDEIPVLRDELIRELKQTLNSIKLEEKGVYVQASTLGSLEALLEFLRTSKVPYAGINIGPVHKKDVMKASTMLEHDPQYAVILAFDVKIERDSQDLADSLGVRIFSAEIIYHLFDAFTKYREDYKKQKQDEFKHIAVFPCKLRILPQFIFNSRDPIVMGVTVDAGVLRTGTPVCVPSKGFVDIGIVTGIEINHKSVDSAKKGQEICVKIEPIPGDSPKMYGRHFEAVDIIVSKITRQSIDALKNWFRDEMQKSDWQLIMELKKTFEII, encoded by the exons AtgggaaagaaacaaaaaaataagggAGATGACGG GGCTAAAGACGACGGAGTTGACATCGATGCGCTTGCAGCTGAAATTGAAGGTGCGGGAGCAGGCAAAGAGCAGAGCAAATCAAAgagcaagaaaaagaaaggaaagaaagatgACTTTGA TGAGGATGACATCCAGAAAGAATTGGAGGCACTGTCATTAGAAAACCGAGGAGGAAAATCTAAAGAAGAGGAAAAG AAATCTGATTCAGTAGTGGACGCTGAACCTGAGCCCGCTCTGACTAAAGCGGACAAGAAGAAGGCCAAGAAGGGTAAAAAGGCAAATTTGGAGGATGAGGAAGGTGATGAAGATCAGGGTCAGAACAACATGGAAAACGAGCGCAGCGCGAAAGACACCGAGAAGGTGGCAGCTCCCACTCCTGCTGGTGCTGCTTCAGACTCTGAGGATGAGGGCTCACGGTCACGGCAGAAACCTAAGGCTAAAAAGAAAGGTGGCCGGAAGGGTGCGTCTGACTCGGAGGACGATGAAGATAAAGGTGCGGAGAAGGGTGAAGGAGCGGGGGACAACGATGAATCAGATGATGATTCTCAAGCCACgcacaagaaaaagaaaagcaaagccAAAGCCAAACTAGACAGTGAGGAAGATGAAGGACAAGAAGAATCGGCCTTCAAGGTGAAGACAGCTGCGCAGAAGAAAGCagagaaaaaagagagggagaggaagaagaaagaggaggagaagGCCAAGCAGAGAGctaagaaagagaaagaagaggaggCTTTAAAGAAGGAACCGGGGAAACCTGCTAGCACACCTTCAACCGAGAGCAAGAAAACCGAGGCAGAGGCTTCAGTGGAGCAGGATGAAGCTGATGTCCAGGGAGAAG AGGAGGCTGAGGGtgacaaaaagaaaaaggacaagaagaagaagaaaggtgagaaggaggagaaagagaaggaCAAGAAAAAGGGTCCCAGCAAAGCAGCAGTGATCGCAATGAAAGAGGCCCTGGCCAAAatgaaggaggaggaggaacGAATCaaaagagaagaggaggagagacagCGACGGCTGGAGGAGCTGGAGGCTCAGAGACTGGAGCAG GAGCGTCTAGAAGCTGagaggaaagagaagaagaaacaaaAGGATAAGGAGAGAAAAGAAAGGCTAAAGAAGGAGGGAAAGCTCCTTACCAAGGCCCAGAAAGAGGCTCGAGCCAGAGCAGAAGCCACGCTGCGAGCGCTGCAGGCTCAGG GTGTTGAAGTGCCATCCAAAGATGCAATGCCAAAGAAGAAGCCTGTTTACTCTGATAAGAGAAAAAAGAAGCCAACAGCACAAACTCCTGAAG AAACTTCAGAAGTGGCATTACCCACATTAGAGACacctcagccaatcacaacagagaTGGAAGTGGACAAACCTGAAGCAGAGCCAG TTAAGGAGCCTAAAGCGGAGGCTGCTGATCTGGACGAttgggaggctatggccagcgaTGAGGAGAAAG AGATGAAGAAGGTTCACATCGAGGTGAAGGAAACCACTCCGGCAACACAAAAACCTGCTGAAGACCAAGAGAACGgcagtgaggaagaggaggaggaggatgaagaggaggaggaggatgaagatgaagaggaggaggatgaagaggagagTGAGGATGAAGAGGACCACAAAGACAGCAGCAACAAAATGACCACAAATAAAGCAAGAAAAGAGCCGAGCTCCGAGTCGAGCAGCGAGAGCGATTCAGACGATGACCGAACCAAAGAGGAGAGACTTTATGACAAGGCCAAGAGACGCATAGAG aaacGAAGGCAGGAAAACCTGAAGAACATTAATTTCGACAAGCTTCGAGCTCCTGTGGTTTGTGTGCTGGGTCATGTGGACACAGGGAAGACCAAAATCCTGGATAAG CTGAGACACACACATGTTCAGGATGGTGAGGCTGGAGGTATCACACAGCAGATCGGAGCCACTAATGTGCCCCTGGAAACCATATTAGAACAAGCCAAGATGGTGAAAAAT TTTGACAAGGAGAACGTGAAGGTTCCTGGCATGCTTATTATCGACACACCTGGACACGAGTCCTTCAG TAATCTGAGGAACAGGGGAAGTTCTCTGTGTGACATCGCCATCCTGGTGGTGGATATCATGCACGGTTTAGAGCCACAGACGCTTGAATCAATCAACCTGCTGAAGGAGAAGAAATGCCCCTTCATAGTAGCACTTAACAAG aTTGACCGTCTGTATGACTGGAAGAAGAGTCCAGACACAGACGTGGTGGCCACACTGAAGAAGCAGAAGAAAAACACCAAGGATGAGTTTGATGAGAGGGCTAAAGCTGTCATCGTGGAGTTTGCTCAGCAG GGACTTAACGCTGCCCTCTTCTACGAGAACAAAGACCCTCGTACATTTGTGTCCCTGGTTCCCACCTCGGCCCACTCGGGTGATGGGATGGGGAACCTCATCGCCCTGCTGGTTGAGCTCACTCAGACCATGCTGGCCCGTCGACTGGCTCATTGTGATGAACTTCGAGCACAGGTCATGGAG GTGAAAGCTCTACCTGGCATGGGTACGACGATAGACGTCATCCTAATCAACGGTTGTCTACGGGAGGGCGAGACCATTATCGTCCCTGGTGTAGATGGACCAATCGTTACTCAGATCAGAGGGTTGCTCCTCCCTCCACCCCTGAAAGAGCTCCGAGTGAAG AATCCGTATGAGAAGCATAAAGAAGTGTCGACGGCTCAGGGAGTCAAGATCCTGGGAAAAGATCTGGAGAAGACGCTGGCAGGTTTGCCTCTCCTCGTCGCTCATAAAGAGGATGAAATTCCTGTGCTGAGG GATGAGTTGATCCGGGAGCTGAAACAGACTCTGAATTCCATAAAGCTGGAGGAGAAGGGGGTGTATGTGCAGGCCTCCACACTCGGCTCTCTGGAAGCTCTGCTGGAGTTCTTGCGTACATCCAAAGTGCCT TATGCTGGCATCAACATCGGTCCTGTCCACAAGAAGGACGTCATGAAAGCTTCCACTATGTTGGAGCATGATCCACA GTATGCAGTGATCCTGGCTTTTGATGTGAAAATAGAGCGAGATTCTCAGGATCTGGCTGACAGCCTCGGTGTGCGTATTTTCAGTGCAGAGATCATCTACCATCTGTTTGATGCCTTCACCAAATACAGAGAAGATTACAAGAAACAGAAACAGGATGAGTTCAA aCACATAGCCGTGTTCCCCTGTAAGCTGCGTATATTGCCCCAGTTCATCTTCAACTCCAGAGATCCCATAGTCATGGGTGTCACTGTGGACGCTGGAGTACTGCGGACAGGCACTCCTGTGTGTGTGCCCAGCAAAGGG tTTGTGGATATTGGCATTGTGACTGGTATTGAAATAAATCACAAGTCTGTCGATAGCGCTAAGAAAGGACAGGAGATCTGTGTGAAAATAGAGCCAATTCCTGGAGATTCGCCCAAGATGTACGGCAGACACTTTGAAGCTGTAGACATCATTGTTAGCAAG ATCACCCGTCAGTCAATTGATGCTCTGAAGAACTGGTTCAGAGACGAGATGCAGAAATCAGACTGGCAATTAATCATGGAACTGAAGAAGACCTTTGAAATCATctga